The following coding sequences lie in one Synechococcus sp. CC9902 genomic window:
- the psbZ gene encoding photosystem II reaction center protein PsbZ, whose protein sequence is MQFLNTLTVLALVVTSFALIVAVPVLYASTEDSGRSNRLILLGGGVWVALVLLNWGMSFFVV, encoded by the coding sequence ATGCAGTTTCTAAACACTCTCACTGTATTAGCCCTGGTGGTGACGTCATTCGCGTTAATTGTTGCTGTACCTGTCCTTTACGCCTCTACTGAAGACAGTGGGCGCTCTAATCGTCTTATTCTTTTAGGGGGTGGTGTGTGGGTAGCGCTGGTATTACTTAATTGGGGCATGAGCTTTTTTGTCGTTTAA